A genome region from Candidatus Omnitrophota bacterium includes the following:
- a CDS encoding diguanylate cyclase, whose amino-acid sequence MAGIIKKLSLIPAGLRYKLTVVFVLMSFIPLAICVYLAYNFIYFPFLQPNIDLDFTTKNVSLVIGLTILIALLGFKIIWDIASPIIDMAIRARGIANGDYSRSIEVKSEDEVGELGITLNTLTRRIRENMDELRSYGERTKEINVEINKKVLIMSGLLQVSNLISQGASLDEILKIAIEKISQAEEDSSAFLMLAEEKNTLVMKESENLSGSLNSFRIKVGTGLLGKLVAENKMVSIDRRSRMTPDIEEFLKVFSVKNCLLCPIVAHGHGFGIVGLCNTIADYEFKEEDTELIKLFGKQMAIAVENEILTTKAKELAIKDELTGLYNEKFIISRLEEEIKRAALYQRPCSFLIFNIDDLSLYRDINGELSAEETIKKIGKIIESNITEVDRIGRLSGDTFAVILPEKNKKQANTAAEVLKQRVEAFGIAGGKGYPRNFVTVSGGVSENPIDGVSAEDLIKKATLSLNEAKSKGKNTIVS is encoded by the coding sequence ATGGCAGGAATTATCAAAAAACTATCGCTTATACCCGCCGGCCTCCGTTACAAGTTGACCGTAGTTTTCGTGTTGATGTCCTTCATACCGCTTGCCATCTGTGTCTATCTCGCATATAATTTTATTTATTTTCCGTTCCTCCAGCCCAATATAGACCTGGATTTTACGACGAAAAACGTCTCGCTCGTCATAGGCCTAACTATCCTTATCGCCTTGCTCGGTTTCAAGATCATCTGGGATATCGCCTCGCCGATAATCGATATGGCCATCAGAGCCAGGGGGATCGCTAACGGCGATTACTCAAGGAGCATAGAAGTCAAGAGCGAGGACGAGGTAGGGGAACTCGGCATTACCCTTAACACGCTCACCCGCCGTATACGCGAGAATATGGACGAACTCCGCTCCTACGGGGAGAGGACAAAAGAGATAAACGTTGAGATAAACAAGAAGGTCCTGATCATGTCGGGCCTCCTGCAGGTCAGCAACCTCATCTCGCAGGGCGCTTCGCTCGACGAGATCCTCAAGATAGCCATCGAGAAGATAAGCCAGGCCGAGGAAGATTCATCCGCGTTCCTGATGCTTGCCGAGGAGAAGAACACCCTCGTGATGAAGGAAAGCGAGAACCTGAGCGGGAGCTTGAATTCGTTCAGGATCAAGGTAGGTACCGGCCTCCTCGGGAAGCTCGTCGCCGAGAACAAAATGGTCAGCATAGACCGGCGTTCGCGGATGACGCCTGACATCGAGGAATTCCTTAAGGTCTTCAGTGTCAAGAATTGCCTTCTGTGTCCCATCGTCGCGCACGGCCACGGCTTCGGGATCGTAGGGTTATGCAATACGATTGCGGATTATGAGTTCAAGGAAGAGGATACCGAGCTTATAAAACTTTTCGGGAAACAGATGGCCATAGCCGTGGAGAACGAGATACTGACCACCAAGGCGAAGGAACTGGCCATCAAGGATGAGCTCACCGGCCTCTATAACGAGAAGTTCATCATTTCCCGCCTCGAGGAAGAGATCAAGCGCGCGGCATTGTACCAGAGGCCGTGCTCGTTCCTTATCTTCAATATCGACGACCTCAGTTTATACAGGGATATAAACGGGGAGTTGTCGGCCGAAGAGACCATAAAGAAGATCGGCAAGATAATAGAATCGAACATCACCGAGGTCGACAGGATAGGCAGGTTGAGCGGCGATACGTTCGCGGTGATACTGCCGGAGAAGAACAAGAAACAAGCGAATACGGCGGCGGAAGTCCTCAAGCAGCGCGTCGAGGCCTTCGGCATCGCCGGCGGCAAAGGTTATCCGCGCAACTTCGTGACGGTGAGCGGCGGCGTGAGCGAGAACCCCATAGACGGCGTGAGCGCCGAAGACCTGATAAAAAAAGCGACTTTATCCTTGAACGAAGCCAAATCAAAAGGAAAGAATACGATCGTCTCTTAA
- a CDS encoding type IV pilus twitching motility protein PilT, whose protein sequence is MVNVQIETLLKLMVQKGASDLHISVFSPPQFRIDEQLVPTEFGFLTAEDTKRLAYSMLKPQHIEKFERELELDISFGIEGLGRFRVNVFLQRGYVGAAVRLLPLHIMSFEECGLPLNVVEDLCKRPKGLVLVTGATGSGKSTTLASMVDKINSERNCHIVIVEDPIEYVHKNKKALVDQREVGPDTQSFAQSLKHVLRQDPNVILIGEMRDLETIEAALDIAETGHLVLSTLHTSDAVQTINRVIDVFPSHQQQQVRIQLSFVLLGILAQQLIPKATGHGRVLATEVLIATPAVRSLIREAKTHQLYSVIQTSQKEGMRTMNQTLFELYNKKLISYEDAILRSTDPDDLDRLFRK, encoded by the coding sequence ATGGTAAATGTCCAGATAGAGACACTGCTTAAATTGATGGTCCAGAAGGGGGCGTCCGACCTGCATATCTCCGTGTTTTCCCCGCCCCAGTTTAGGATAGACGAGCAGTTGGTGCCGACCGAATTCGGCTTCCTCACGGCCGAGGACACCAAGAGGCTGGCTTACAGCATGCTCAAGCCGCAGCACATAGAGAAGTTCGAACGCGAGCTTGAACTTGATATCTCGTTCGGCATAGAGGGGCTTGGGCGCTTCAGGGTAAATGTATTCCTCCAAAGGGGATATGTCGGCGCTGCGGTAAGGCTGCTCCCCCTCCACATAATGAGTTTCGAGGAGTGCGGCCTCCCGCTCAATGTCGTCGAGGACCTCTGCAAAAGGCCCAAGGGGCTCGTCCTCGTCACGGGCGCCACCGGAAGCGGCAAGTCCACGACCCTCGCTTCGATGGTCGACAAGATAAATTCGGAGAGAAATTGCCATATCGTGATAGTGGAGGACCCGATCGAGTATGTCCATAAGAACAAAAAAGCGCTGGTTGACCAGCGCGAAGTCGGGCCGGACACGCAGTCATTCGCGCAATCGCTGAAGCATGTCCTGAGGCAGGACCCGAACGTAATCCTCATCGGCGAGATGCGCGACCTCGAGACGATCGAGGCTGCCCTGGATATCGCCGAGACCGGGCATCTCGTCCTGTCTACGCTACATACCTCGGACGCGGTCCAGACGATAAACAGGGTCATAGATGTCTTCCCGTCCCACCAACAGCAACAGGTAAGGATACAGCTCTCGTTCGTGCTTCTCGGCATCCTCGCCCAGCAGCTCATACCGAAGGCCACCGGCCACGGCAGGGTCCTGGCGACGGAGGTATTGATCGCCACACCCGCGGTGAGGAGCCTTATACGCGAGGCTAAGACGCACCAATTGTATTCCGTCATACAGACGAGCCAGAAAGAGGGCATGAGGACGATGAACCAGACGCTCTTCGAACTTTATAACAAGAAATTGATAAGCTACGAAGACGCGATACTCCGAAGCACTGATCCGGACGATCTTGACAGGTTATTCAGGAAATAG
- a CDS encoding ATPase, T2SS/T4P/T4SS family codes for MPSGIKERLSEILIKKGAITEEKLNQALQAQKEKGGSLGDILVSLGAITQRDLLAILSQELGIPPISLSKFKIDPEITKFIPKKIAANYQIMPISKMGNVLTVAMADPLNVFALDDIRNVTGMDITPIITTQDDVKAAIEQHYGSAATSTIEALVKETNIELISSRRIEDESVEVLGAVADTPVVKLTNAIVLDATKARASDILIEPMEDHLRVRYKIDGIFREAQSLPRSIQSGIISRIKVMSNLNIAERRLPQDGRFKIKVQEREVDFRVSTVPTAFGEKVALRILDKSQAMLDVDKLGFEKEPLDELKKASRRPHGMILVCGPAGSGKTTTLYSVIKHIDAPEKNFVTVEDPVEYLLPGINQVNINPNIGLTYAATLRSILRQDPNVIMVGEIRDLETVDIAIKAALTGHLVLSTLHTNTATGVIMRLMNMGVEPFLISSSVVLVAAQRLVRKVCPRCKEVQEIHKTLLEKLKIKAPENVKFYKGKGCDHCFKTGFRGRVGLIEAVAINAELRELIAKRAHESTVYEAARRAGLVTLRESGLRKVFDGTTTLEEVVRVTLGEQD; via the coding sequence ATGCCATCTGGGATCAAGGAACGGCTAAGCGAGATACTGATAAAAAAAGGGGCTATAACCGAAGAGAAATTAAACCAGGCCCTTCAAGCCCAGAAAGAGAAGGGCGGTTCGCTGGGAGACATCCTTGTCTCTTTGGGAGCCATAACCCAGAGGGATCTTTTAGCGATACTAAGCCAGGAACTCGGCATCCCGCCGATATCCCTTTCCAAATTCAAGATCGACCCTGAAATAACGAAGTTCATCCCGAAAAAGATCGCCGCCAATTACCAGATCATGCCTATATCGAAGATGGGTAATGTCCTGACCGTCGCGATGGCCGACCCGCTTAATGTCTTCGCGCTCGACGACATAAGGAATGTCACGGGTATGGATATCACGCCCATCATAACCACACAGGACGATGTGAAGGCCGCGATAGAGCAGCATTACGGCAGCGCGGCGACATCCACCATCGAAGCGCTGGTAAAGGAGACGAATATAGAGCTCATCTCTTCCAGGAGAATAGAAGATGAGTCTGTCGAGGTGCTGGGCGCGGTCGCTGATACCCCTGTGGTAAAACTTACGAACGCCATAGTCCTGGACGCGACAAAAGCGCGGGCGAGCGATATCCTGATAGAGCCGATGGAAGACCACCTGCGCGTCAGGTATAAGATCGACGGGATATTCAGGGAAGCGCAGTCGCTTCCAAGGTCTATACAATCGGGCATAATATCCAGGATAAAAGTCATGTCGAACCTCAATATCGCCGAGCGGCGCCTGCCCCAGGACGGCAGGTTCAAGATAAAGGTGCAGGAGAGGGAAGTCGACTTCAGGGTCTCGACAGTCCCGACCGCGTTCGGCGAAAAAGTGGCGCTCAGGATCCTCGATAAATCCCAGGCCATGCTCGATGTAGATAAGCTGGGTTTCGAGAAGGAACCTCTCGACGAGCTCAAGAAGGCCTCGAGGAGGCCCCACGGGATGATACTCGTCTGCGGCCCGGCGGGTTCCGGCAAGACGACTACGCTCTACTCGGTCATCAAGCATATAGACGCTCCGGAAAAGAATTTTGTCACCGTAGAAGACCCGGTCGAATACCTGCTCCCCGGGATAAACCAGGTCAATATAAACCCGAATATCGGGTTGACATACGCGGCCACTCTCCGTTCGATATTGCGCCAGGACCCGAACGTCATAATGGTAGGCGAGATAAGGGACCTCGAGACCGTCGACATCGCGATAAAGGCTGCGCTGACCGGACACCTCGTCCTAAGCACGCTGCATACCAACACGGCGACCGGTGTCATCATGAGGCTGATGAACATGGGCGTCGAGCCGTTCCTCATCAGTTCGTCGGTGGTACTTGTCGCGGCCCAACGGCTTGTCAGGAAGGTATGCCCGCGCTGTAAGGAAGTCCAGGAAATCCACAAGACATTACTCGAAAAACTTAAGATAAAGGCGCCGGAGAATGTGAAGTTTTACAAGGGCAAAGGTTGCGATCATTGTTTCAAGACCGGGTTCAGGGGAAGGGTAGGCCTTATAGAAGCGGTAGCTATAAACGCGGAGTTGAGGGAATTGATCGCCAAGAGGGCGCACGAGAGCACCGTATACGAAGCGGCGCGCCGCGCCGGGCTCGTAACTTTAAGGGAGAGCGGATTAAGGAAGGTATTTGACGGCACCACGACCCTAGAGGAGGTAGTGCGCGTGACCCTCGGCGAGCAGGATTAA